A DNA window from Mucilaginibacter xinganensis contains the following coding sequences:
- the coaD gene encoding pantetheine-phosphate adenylyltransferase, whose product MKIALFPGSFDPITKAHVDIVKRSVSLFDKVYIGIGVNSTKAGLLSVEKREQMLRAVFETDPRIHIVAYEGLTVNFCKSIGAEYMIRGIRTVSDFEYEKAIAQMNHSLNPEIESIFIVSKPGYSSISSSIVREIMRYNGDVSQFIPKEALAYL is encoded by the coding sequence ATGAAGATCGCTCTTTTTCCCGGATCATTTGATCCAATCACTAAGGCACATGTTGACATCGTAAAGCGGTCGGTCAGCCTGTTTGATAAGGTTTATATCGGCATCGGTGTTAACAGCACAAAAGCCGGGCTATTAAGTGTTGAAAAAAGAGAGCAAATGCTGCGGGCTGTATTCGAGACTGATCCAAGGATTCATATTGTGGCATATGAAGGTTTAACCGTTAATTTTTGTAAAAGCATAGGGGCAGAATACATGATCCGCGGCATCCGCACCGTTTCGGATTTTGAATACGAAAAAGCGATTGCGCAAATGAACCATTCACTAAACCCGGAAATTGAGAGTATTTTTATTGTTAGTAAACCTGGGTATTCGTCTATAAGCTCAAGTATCGTACGTGAAATTATGCGTTATAATGGCGATGTTAGCCAGTTTATCCCCAAAGAGGCATTAGCTTACCTGTAA
- a CDS encoding decaprenyl-phosphate phosphoribosyltransferase has translation MKYYIKLLRPRDWAKNFFLFVPSFFAKYIFTSEKIWFLIAGFAAFCCIASSIYIINDYRDIDDDRKHPVKSKRPLASGMVKPVYAIIILVLLLITGIGFAFFANPSLEFLLVLAVYFVVNLAYSFGLKNIAILDILILASGFVFRVKAGAIITHVDCSEWLIIMTFLLALFMAIGKRRDDLLLKEASGAEMRKSVTGYNLEFLNTMLGLFSAIIIVAYISYTQSPKTINRLGTYRLYYSSVFVIAGIMRYMQLVFVKQNSGSPTDILYKDRFIQTTILLWIISIYIILYLLPSSPIFN, from the coding sequence ATGAAATATTATATAAAGCTTTTACGACCTAGGGACTGGGCGAAGAACTTTTTTCTTTTTGTACCATCTTTTTTTGCAAAGTATATTTTTACTTCAGAGAAAATATGGTTTCTTATAGCCGGCTTTGCTGCGTTTTGTTGTATAGCAAGCAGTATTTATATAATTAATGATTATCGCGATATCGACGATGACCGTAAACACCCTGTTAAGTCAAAACGTCCTTTAGCGTCGGGAATGGTTAAGCCGGTTTACGCAATAATTATCTTGGTACTTCTTTTAATTACCGGGATTGGATTTGCTTTCTTTGCAAATCCGTCGCTTGAGTTTTTACTGGTGCTGGCTGTGTATTTTGTGGTTAACCTGGCTTATTCTTTTGGGCTTAAGAATATTGCTATCCTTGATATTTTAATATTAGCTTCGGGTTTTGTTTTCAGGGTAAAAGCTGGCGCAATTATTACACATGTGGACTGTTCGGAGTGGCTAATTATCATGACCTTCCTGCTGGCGTTGTTTATGGCAATTGGCAAACGCCGGGATGACTTGCTATTAAAGGAAGCGTCAGGTGCTGAAATGCGAAAATCAGTAACAGGGTATAACCTTGAGTTTTTAAATACTATGCTGGGACTTTTTAGCGCCATAATTATAGTTGCTTACATAAGTTACACGCAGTCGCCAAAAACAATTAATAGGCTGGGTACCTATCGTCTTTATTATTCGAGCGTTTTTGTAATAGCTGGCATAATGCGTTACATGCAGTTGGTTTTTGTAAAACAAAATTCAGGGTCACCAACAGATATACTTTATAAAGATCGTTTTATACAAACAACTATTCTTTTATGGATAATTAGCATTTATATCATATTGTATTTATTGCCAAGCAGTCCGATTTTTAATTAA
- a CDS encoding FAD-binding oxidoreductase, translating into MKTKIANWGNYPVIESKEERFVFADQLDTLIKDQQPFIARGNGRCYGDASLSARTISTLKFDKVLSFNADAGFFECQSGITLDQILAVIVPKGWFLPVTPGTKFITIGGALASDVHGKNHHVDGSISNHVIEFDMVLASDEVVTCSPVNNSELFEATCGGMGLTGVITRVKFRLKKIETSLIRQKQVKAANLQELIELFDTYKDYTYSVAWIDCLKKGAHFGRSILILGEHATIAEVNENQRSNPLALPVNKQIVFPINMPGWVLNKFTVKAFNFLYYAKNLKKEINNIVSYEPFFYPLDKVLHWNRLYGKKGFVQYQFVLPLNARQGLVEIMNRISDEGLGSFLAVLKVFGKQESMISFPKEGYTLALDFPIRKGLLDFLDELDELVLKYNGRLYMSKDARMKPQMLTGGYPELEKFKSIIKRYNPDGKIRSVQSDRLLLTEIK; encoded by the coding sequence ATGAAAACAAAGATCGCCAACTGGGGAAATTACCCTGTTATAGAAAGTAAAGAAGAACGCTTTGTTTTCGCGGATCAGCTGGACACCCTTATCAAGGATCAACAGCCATTTATTGCCCGAGGTAACGGGCGGTGTTATGGTGATGCATCTTTGTCAGCAAGAACTATATCAACACTGAAATTTGACAAGGTTCTTTCCTTCAATGCTGATGCCGGTTTTTTTGAATGTCAGAGCGGTATTACTTTAGACCAAATACTCGCTGTTATTGTACCTAAAGGCTGGTTCTTGCCGGTAACGCCCGGCACTAAGTTTATTACAATTGGCGGTGCCTTGGCGAGTGACGTACACGGGAAAAATCATCACGTTGATGGTTCCATATCCAATCATGTTATCGAATTTGATATGGTGCTGGCGTCGGATGAGGTGGTCACCTGCTCACCGGTTAATAATTCGGAATTATTTGAAGCTACCTGTGGTGGTATGGGGCTAACCGGGGTTATTACCCGGGTAAAATTTAGGCTTAAGAAGATTGAAACGTCGCTTATCAGGCAAAAGCAGGTAAAGGCGGCAAATCTGCAGGAGCTGATTGAACTTTTTGATACCTATAAAGATTATACCTATTCAGTCGCTTGGATTGATTGTCTAAAAAAAGGAGCGCATTTTGGCCGCAGTATTTTGATACTGGGCGAACATGCAACAATTGCCGAAGTTAATGAAAACCAGCGCAGCAATCCATTAGCACTGCCAGTAAACAAACAAATAGTATTTCCGATAAATATGCCTGGATGGGTGCTCAACAAGTTTACCGTTAAGGCATTTAATTTTTTATACTATGCTAAAAACTTAAAAAAGGAAATAAACAATATAGTATCATACGAGCCTTTTTTTTACCCGCTTGATAAGGTTTTGCACTGGAACAGGTTATACGGTAAAAAGGGTTTTGTGCAGTATCAGTTTGTATTACCACTTAATGCCAGGCAAGGCCTAGTCGAAATTATGAACAGAATTTCTGACGAAGGCCTGGGCTCGTTCCTTGCGGTATTGAAGGTTTTTGGAAAGCAGGAAAGCATGATCTCGTTTCCGAAAGAAGGCTACACATTAGCTTTAGACTTTCCGATACGTAAAGGCCTTTTAGATTTTTTGGACGAATTGGATGAATTAGTGCTAAAATACAACGGGAGGTTGTATATGTCCAAAGATGCAAGGATGAAACCTCAGATGCTGACTGGTGGTTACCCTGAGTTGGAGAAGTTTAAATCAATCATAAAAAGATATAACCCGGATGGGAAAATTAGGTCTGTTCAGTCTGACCGCTTACTACTAACTGAAATTAAATAA